The Streptomyces sp. NBC_00224 genome has a window encoding:
- the pheA gene encoding prephenate dehydratase, with translation MSATRYTYLGPEGTFTEAALRTLPEAATRELVPMVSVPAALDAVRNGEAAAALVPIENSVEGGVTATLDELASGEPLMIYREVLLPIAFALLVRPGTKLSDVKTVTGHPVAQPQVRNWLRAHLPEALWESAASNADGARLVQEGRFDAAFAGEFAAATYGLVPLVTEIHDAENAETRFVLVGRPARPAAPTGADKTSVVIWLGDDHPGALLELLQEFAVRGVNLMLIQSRPTGAGIGNYCFAVDAEGHISDRRVGEALMGLKRICPKVRFLGSYPRAGVTADEVRPVRPGTSDAEFVAAAEWLARSQDGRA, from the coding sequence ATGTCCGCCACGCGATACACCTATCTGGGTCCCGAAGGCACCTTCACCGAGGCCGCCCTGCGCACGCTGCCGGAGGCGGCGACCCGTGAGCTGGTGCCGATGGTGTCCGTGCCCGCCGCGCTCGACGCGGTACGCAACGGGGAGGCCGCGGCCGCGCTCGTGCCCATCGAGAACTCGGTGGAGGGCGGGGTCACCGCGACCCTGGACGAACTGGCCTCCGGCGAGCCGCTGATGATCTACCGCGAGGTGCTGCTGCCGATCGCCTTCGCGCTGCTGGTGCGGCCGGGGACGAAGCTGTCGGACGTCAAGACGGTGACCGGGCACCCGGTGGCCCAGCCGCAGGTGCGCAACTGGCTGCGCGCGCATCTGCCCGAGGCGCTGTGGGAGTCGGCCGCGTCCAACGCGGACGGCGCCCGCCTCGTCCAGGAGGGCCGGTTCGACGCGGCGTTCGCGGGCGAGTTCGCGGCGGCGACGTACGGCCTGGTGCCGTTGGTCACCGAGATCCACGACGCGGAGAACGCGGAGACGCGGTTCGTCCTGGTGGGCCGCCCGGCCCGGCCGGCCGCGCCGACCGGGGCGGACAAGACGTCCGTGGTGATCTGGCTGGGCGACGACCACCCGGGCGCGCTGCTCGAACTGCTCCAGGAGTTCGCCGTACGCGGGGTCAACCTGATGCTCATCCAGTCCCGGCCGACGGGTGCGGGCATCGGCAACTACTGCTTCGCGGTGGACGCCGAGGGCCACATCTCGGACCGGCGCGTCGGCGAGGCGCTGATGGGGCTGAAGCGGATCTGCCCGAAGGTGCGCTTCCTCGGCTCGTACCCGCGCGCGGGCGTGACGGCCGACGAGGTGCGGCCGGTACGGCCGGGGACCTCGGACGCCGAGTTCGTGGCGGCGGCGGAGTGGCTGGCGCGCAGCCAGGACGGCCGGGCCTGA
- the efeB gene encoding iron uptake transporter deferrochelatase/peroxidase subunit, translating into MTDQINKSADDTGESLDMTRRRLLGTVGAAGAAGVALGATGGALVHAAVASDGSGATELSSVGSTEVLFHVKHQAGISTPVQACGHLVAFDLAPGAGRKEAAALLRRWSATAKALMAGEPGGADTGVALDAGPSSLTVTFGFGRTFFDRTGLVAQRPAELDPLPDFSSDRLDAKRSNGDLWVQIGADDALVAFHALRALQKDAGAAARVRWQMNGFNRTPGATKKPMTARNLMGQIDGTGNPKPSDPDFEKRIFVPDGGKPAWMANGSYAVVRRIRMLLDDWEKVPLTQQEQVIGRRKANGAPLSGGTETTAMQLDKFGPDGKLVIPDNAHARISAPEQNGGAAMLRRAFSYHDGFSADGVPDAGLLFVAWQADPLRGFVPVQRKLDRGDALSEFIRHESSGLFAVPGGPRAGEYVGQLLLES; encoded by the coding sequence ATGACGGACCAGATCAACAAGAGCGCCGACGACACCGGCGAGTCCCTCGACATGACCCGTCGGCGCCTGCTCGGCACGGTGGGAGCGGCGGGCGCGGCCGGTGTCGCGCTGGGCGCGACGGGCGGCGCGCTCGTCCACGCCGCCGTCGCGTCGGACGGGTCGGGGGCCACCGAGCTGTCCTCGGTCGGCTCCACCGAGGTCCTGTTTCACGTGAAACACCAAGCGGGGATCTCCACTCCGGTTCAGGCCTGCGGCCATCTGGTCGCCTTCGACCTTGCGCCCGGCGCCGGGCGCAAGGAGGCGGCGGCGCTGCTGCGGCGCTGGTCGGCGACGGCGAAGGCGCTGATGGCGGGCGAGCCGGGGGGCGCGGACACCGGGGTCGCGCTGGACGCGGGCCCGTCCTCGCTCACCGTCACCTTCGGCTTCGGCCGCACCTTCTTCGACCGTACGGGCCTGGTGGCGCAGCGACCGGCCGAACTGGACCCGCTGCCGGACTTCTCCTCGGACCGGCTGGACGCCAAGCGCTCCAACGGCGACCTGTGGGTGCAGATCGGCGCGGACGACGCCCTGGTGGCCTTCCACGCGCTGCGCGCGCTCCAGAAGGACGCGGGCGCGGCGGCCCGGGTGCGCTGGCAGATGAACGGCTTCAACCGGACGCCCGGTGCCACCAAGAAGCCGATGACGGCCCGCAATCTGATGGGCCAGATCGACGGCACTGGCAACCCCAAGCCCTCCGACCCCGACTTCGAGAAGCGGATCTTCGTCCCGGACGGCGGGAAGCCGGCGTGGATGGCGAACGGCTCGTACGCGGTGGTGCGTCGCATCAGGATGCTGCTCGACGACTGGGAGAAGGTGCCGCTCACCCAGCAGGAGCAGGTGATCGGCCGCAGGAAGGCGAACGGCGCCCCTCTTTCGGGGGGTACCGAGACCACCGCGATGCAGCTCGACAAGTTCGGCCCGGACGGCAAGCTGGTCATCCCCGACAACGCGCACGCCCGGATCTCCGCGCCCGAGCAGAACGGCGGCGCGGCGATGCTGCGGCGCGCCTTCTCGTACCACGACGGCTTCTCGGCTGACGGGGTGCCGGACGCGGGCCTGCTGTTCGTCGCCTGGCAGGCCGACCCGCTGCGGGGCTTCGTGCCCGTGCAGCGCAAGCTCGACCGGGGCGACGCGCTGTCGGAGTTCATCCGGCACGAGTCGAGCGGCCTGTTCGCGGTGCCCGGCGGCCCGCGCGCGGGCGAGTACGTGGGCCAGCTGCTGCTGGAGTCCTGA
- the serS gene encoding serine--tRNA ligase encodes MIDLRLLREDPDRVRASQRARGEDVALVDALLSADERRRSSGVRFDELRSEQKALGKLIPKASPEERAQLLQKAEQLKADVKSAEAEQNEADEAAKHLLLQLGNIVHEDVPVGGEEDFVVLETHGTVRDFAAEGFEPKDHLELGEALGAIDVERGAKVSGSRFYYLTGVGALLELALVNAAIAQATEAGFIPMLTPALVRPRAMEGTGFLGQAAENVYHLEKDDYYLVGTSEVPLAAYHMDEIIDAEKLPLRYAGFSPCFRREAGTYGKDTRGIFRVHQFDKVEMFSYVHPDDAESEHKRLLDWEKQWLTGLELPFQVIDVATGDLGASASRKYDCEAWIPTQGKYRELTSASNCNSFQARRLSVRMRENADGKSKVQPLSTLNGTLCAVPRTIVAILENHQQADGSVRVPAVLRPYLGGREVLEPIAK; translated from the coding sequence GTGATTGACCTTCGCCTGCTCCGTGAGGACCCCGACCGTGTTCGCGCCTCCCAGCGCGCCCGTGGAGAGGACGTCGCGCTCGTCGACGCCCTGCTCTCAGCCGACGAGCGGCGCAGGTCGTCCGGCGTCCGCTTCGACGAGCTGCGCTCCGAGCAGAAGGCGCTCGGCAAGCTGATCCCCAAGGCCTCGCCCGAGGAGCGCGCCCAGCTCCTGCAGAAGGCCGAGCAGCTCAAGGCCGACGTCAAGAGCGCCGAGGCCGAGCAGAACGAGGCGGACGAGGCGGCCAAGCACCTCCTGCTCCAGCTCGGCAACATCGTCCACGAGGACGTGCCGGTCGGCGGCGAGGAGGACTTCGTCGTCCTGGAGACGCACGGCACCGTCCGCGACTTCGCGGCCGAGGGCTTCGAGCCCAAGGACCACCTGGAGCTCGGCGAGGCGCTGGGCGCCATCGACGTCGAGCGCGGCGCCAAGGTCTCCGGCTCGCGCTTCTACTACCTGACGGGTGTCGGCGCGCTCCTGGAGCTCGCCCTCGTCAACGCGGCGATCGCGCAGGCCACCGAGGCCGGCTTCATCCCGATGCTCACCCCGGCGCTGGTCCGCCCGCGCGCCATGGAGGGCACCGGCTTCCTCGGCCAGGCCGCGGAGAACGTGTACCACCTGGAGAAGGACGACTACTACCTGGTCGGCACCTCCGAGGTCCCGCTCGCCGCGTACCACATGGACGAGATCATCGACGCGGAGAAGCTGCCGCTGCGCTACGCGGGCTTCTCGCCGTGCTTCCGCCGCGAGGCCGGTACGTACGGCAAGGACACCCGGGGCATCTTCCGGGTCCACCAGTTCGACAAGGTCGAGATGTTCTCGTACGTCCACCCGGACGACGCCGAGAGCGAGCACAAGCGGCTCCTGGACTGGGAGAAGCAGTGGCTGACCGGCCTCGAACTGCCCTTCCAGGTGATCGACGTGGCCACCGGCGACCTGGGCGCCTCGGCCTCGCGCAAGTACGACTGCGAGGCGTGGATCCCGACGCAGGGCAAGTACCGCGAGCTGACCTCGGCCTCCAACTGCAACAGCTTCCAGGCGCGCCGACTGTCCGTGCGGATGCGCGAAAACGCCGACGGCAAGAGCAAGGTCCAGCCGCTGTCGACGCTGAACGGCACGCTCTGCGCGGTGCCGCGCACCATCGTGGCGATCCTGGAGAACCACCAGCAGGCCGACGGCTCCGTGCGGGTCCCGGCCGTGCTCCGCCCGTACCTGGGCGGCCGC